Proteins encoded within one genomic window of Anopheles gambiae chromosome 3, idAnoGambNW_F1_1, whole genome shotgun sequence:
- the LOC1271010 gene encoding protein TIS11 has protein sequence MSTAIMHHSTSLYDFGEYPRKNQTNTSRGNTQATIGSGGVGAGNNNVHNGGTSSSSSNNSQQMLLSQSFSVAAALAATSNNSNGSNGGNLLSAQQSLSGSNHHIQHQQQQLQYQQQQYSYNLQKTGGASQHKHHGGHHAALHRTASQPAARHMVENILEMFTLNKAMEDAALAGLTGTTAATVAATISSSSSSASSINSNHGNNGSHNQQHATSNTSSSSGHRKLERTQSEPLPQQVNTSRYKTELCRPYEEAGECKYGDKCQFAHGMQELRNLQRHPKYKTELCRTFHSVGFCPYGPRCHFVHNAEEARNHNRNVAAYHARLAAANAAAAAAAANGNSSQSAQGAAKSNQNGPSMIASNNNSSQQQHGHHQQQQHSALKSLSVAQQLQTAAAAAAILQQQQQLQHHHHQQQQHQHLHQLPLSPALSMSTGSDRASPIGSLSLSPTTSMANFFPEAISPTLQQGGAIPQPFLFPNSPPASPIEGLSPMASPPPSSPSLTTMKLGGGAAGGCNGGSVEDRLPVFNRLSSALEPFVVNLNL, from the exons aaCCAAACCAACACTTCCCGAGGCAACACACAGGCGACCATTggcagtggtggtgttggcgCCGGTAACAACAACGTACACAACGGCGgtacctccagcagcagcagcaacaacagccaacAGATGCTGCTGTCGCAAAGTTTCAGCGTGGCCGCTGCGCTCGCTGCCACctccaacaacagcaacggcagcaacgGTGGAAATTTGCTGAGCGCTCAGCAATCGCTTAGCGGCAGCAACCATCACatccagcatcagcagcagcagctccagtaccagcagcagcagtactctTACAATCTGCAGAAAACTGGCGGTGCCTCCCAGCACAAGCACCACGGTGGGCATCATGCCGCACTGCATCGTACCGCGTCGCAACCGGCCGCCCGCCACATGGTGGAAAACATCCTGGAGATGTTCACGCTCAACAAGGCGATGGAGGACGCGGCCCTAGCCGGGCTGACCGGGACCACCGCCGCAACCGTCGCCGCCACGAtcagctcgagcagcagcagcgccagctCGATCAACAGCAACCACGGCAACAACGGTAGCCACAACCAGCAGCACGCCACTAGCAacacttcctcctcctccggtCACCGGAAGTTGGAACGAACGCAGTCCGAACCGCTGCCACAGCAAGTAAATACCTCGAG ATACAAAACCGAGCTCTGCCGACCGTACGAGGAGGCGGGAGAGTGCAAGTACGGCGACAAGTGCCAGTTCGCGCACGGCATGCAGGAGCTGCGCAACCTGCAGCGCCACCcgaagtacaagacggagctGTGCCGCACGTTCCACAGCGTCGGCTTCTGTCCGTACGGGCCGCGCTGCCACTTTGTGCACAACGCGGAGGAGGCGCGCAACCACAACCGCAACGTGGCCGCCTACCACGCGCGGCTGGCAGCGGCAAATgcggctgccgccgccgccgccgccaacgGCAACTCATCCCAGTCAGCGCAGGGCGCGGCCAAGAGCAACCAAAACGGTCCCAGTATGATCGCCAGTAACAACAATtcgtcgcagcagcagcacggtcatcaccagcagcagcagcacagtgcCCTAAAGTCACTGTCCGTCGCACAGCAGCTGCAaacggcggccgccgccgctgccattctgcagcagcagcagcagcttcagcatcatcaccaccagcagcagcagcatcagcactTGCATCAGCTGCCGCTCAGCCCGGCCCTGTCGATGTCGACCGGGTCTGATCGGGCCTCCCCGATCGGGTCGCTGTCCCTCAGCCCGACCACCTCGATGGCCAACTTCTTCCCGGAGGCGATCAGCCCGACGCTCCAGCAGGGCGGCGCCATCCCGCAGCCCTTCCTGTTCCCGAACAGCCCGCCGGCCAGCCCGATCGAGGGCCTGTCGCCGATGGCCAGCCCGCCGCCGTCGTCGCCCTCGCTTaccaccatgaagctgggcgGTGGGGCGGCCGGTGGCTGCAATGGCGGTTCGGTCGAGGACCGGCTGCCCGTGTTCAACCGGCTCAGCTCCGCCCTGGAACCCTTCGTCGTCAATCTCAACCTGTAA